A window of Chloracidobacterium sp. N contains these coding sequences:
- a CDS encoding ABC transporter permease has protein sequence MAAGIEKWHPVGRTVLALLAALAAGMLVLRVAGYAPLPALQVMFQSAFGSPFAVADTLVKATPLALCGLGVALSFRGGQFNIGAEGQMLLGALAAVFLGVRLETPWAVGLVLAASILAGSAWALVAAWLKTTRGVNEVISTLMLNFIAFWLVSWLVHGPLQEASKGYPQTELVSEALWLTRWLPPTRLHSGTLWALVLAVVGYVWLFYTPTGLRLQVAGSSPVAAATAGIALHRMTWLALAVGGGCAGLAGGVEVLGVSHRLYEQFSPGYGYMAVAVALLARQHPLGVIPAAVAFGALEVGAAGLQRAVGVSAGLAGVIEALVMLAVILAGRRDVAA, from the coding sequence ATGGCCGCCGGGATTGAGAAGTGGCATCCGGTGGGGCGGACGGTTCTGGCGCTGCTGGCGGCTCTGGCCGCCGGGATGCTTGTGCTGCGGGTGGCCGGCTACGCGCCGTTGCCGGCCCTGCAGGTGATGTTCCAGTCGGCGTTCGGGAGTCCGTTTGCCGTGGCCGATACGCTGGTCAAAGCCACACCGCTGGCTCTGTGCGGGCTGGGGGTCGCACTGTCCTTTCGGGGCGGGCAGTTCAACATTGGTGCCGAGGGGCAGATGTTGCTCGGTGCGTTGGCAGCAGTGTTTCTGGGCGTGCGGTTGGAAACGCCGTGGGCGGTCGGACTGGTGCTGGCAGCCTCCATCCTGGCCGGAAGCGCGTGGGCGCTCGTGGCGGCCTGGCTCAAGACCACGCGCGGCGTCAATGAAGTCATTTCAACGCTGATGCTCAACTTCATCGCCTTCTGGCTGGTGAGTTGGTTGGTTCACGGGCCGCTCCAGGAAGCCTCGAAAGGGTATCCGCAGACAGAGTTGGTGTCCGAAGCCCTGTGGCTGACGCGCTGGTTGCCCCCGACCCGTCTGCACAGCGGTACGCTGTGGGCGCTGGTTTTGGCCGTGGTCGGTTATGTCTGGCTTTTTTACACTCCAACCGGCTTGCGCTTGCAGGTGGCCGGAAGCAGCCCGGTGGCCGCTGCGACGGCAGGCATTGCGCTGCACCGGATGACCTGGCTGGCGTTGGCTGTGGGCGGCGGGTGCGCCGGGTTGGCCGGCGGGGTGGAAGTGCTCGGCGTCAGTCACCGTCTCTATGAACAGTTTTCGCCGGGGTATGGCTACATGGCCGTAGCTGTGGCCCTGCTGGCCCGCCAGCATCCGCTGGGGGTGATTCCGGCTGCTGTGGCCTTTGGGGCGCTGGAAGTCGGCGCTGCTGGTTTGCAACGGGCCGTTGGGGTGTCGGCCGGGTTGGCCGGCGTCATCGAGGCATTGGTCATGCTGGCCGTCATTCTCGCCGGACGGCGTGACGTTGCCGCCTAG
- a CDS encoding 16S rRNA (uracil(1498)-N(3))-methyltransferase — protein sequence MPGHRFYAPSENFTATSVQLPEDEAHHAVHVLRIRVGEVVTVFDGQGQVFQATVTEASKRGVRLVLDAPLPTLGESPLDLTLGVALLKADKFEWVIQKAVELGVTRIVPLVTRHVEPGLIRGASEKLERWSRISREATKQCGRGYLTPVLPPQPVAEVLSLGGVKFFFTERQGNGWAAIVSRFPGHLPTVVALVGPEGGWSEAERQLAAAQGAHGVTLGPRILRAETAAILAVGLLQATFGDFTGQPL from the coding sequence GTGCCGGGACATCGCTTCTATGCACCGTCAGAAAACTTTACGGCGACTTCCGTCCAGTTGCCGGAGGATGAAGCGCACCATGCCGTCCATGTTCTGCGCATCAGAGTGGGCGAGGTGGTGACGGTCTTTGATGGGCAGGGGCAGGTGTTTCAGGCGACAGTGACCGAGGCTTCAAAGCGTGGCGTACGGCTGGTGCTGGATGCGCCACTACCAACGCTTGGCGAATCCCCGCTTGATCTGACCTTGGGGGTGGCGCTGCTCAAGGCGGACAAGTTTGAGTGGGTCATCCAAAAGGCGGTTGAACTTGGCGTCACCCGTATTGTTCCGCTGGTGACGCGCCATGTTGAACCGGGTTTGATTCGTGGCGCTTCAGAAAAACTTGAGCGTTGGTCACGCATCAGTCGTGAAGCCACAAAGCAGTGCGGACGGGGCTACCTGACGCCCGTTCTGCCGCCGCAGCCGGTTGCGGAGGTGCTTTCGTTGGGAGGTGTCAAATTCTTTTTCACCGAACGGCAGGGAAATGGCTGGGCCGCTATCGTCAGCCGGTTTCCGGGTCATCTGCCAACGGTTGTGGCCCTGGTGGGCCCGGAAGGTGGCTGGAGCGAAGCCGAGCGCCAACTGGCCGCAGCGCAGGGGGCGCATGGCGTCACGCTGGGGCCGCGCATCCTGCGGGCTGAAACGGCTGCTATACTGGCCGTGGGCCTGCTTCAGGCAACCTTCGGTGATTTCACAGGTCAGCCGCTATGA
- a CDS encoding ABC transporter ATP-binding protein, giving the protein MAAFALHDISKRYGTVPALDGVSLTLRPGQIHGILGENGAGKSTLLNILFGAVQPDRGRIERDGRPLRLTSPRLAIAAGIGLVHQHFHLVDSFTVRENVLLGERTPDRPRLDRLAARLGLWEVLDVAVGGLPVGVRQRVEILKALYRQATLLLLDEPTAVLTPPEVETLFDLLRELRAAGAGVVFITHKLREALELCDTITVLRQGRVVAEYPASQVTADVLAAAMVGEHLASAALGHSATAPPAETVRLRVENLTVPADGSRTALHRISFEVREGEIFGIAGVDGNGQTELAEALVGLRPMQGNLWLDGRPLPAGRRARLAAGLRYIPPDRRQAGLALELSVAENVILGDELAPDWRRWGVLLDRAALRQYAGTLIRDFDIRTPHADAPAGALSGGNQQKLLVARELAPQPRVLVAVNPTWGVDVASVATIHRALRGACRQGLGLVLMSNELDEIQALCQRFAVLYRGRLSTSLTFDIPPADLGRLMAGDGPTWERYGRRD; this is encoded by the coding sequence TTGGCCGCCTTTGCGCTTCACGACATCTCCAAGCGGTACGGAACCGTGCCGGCGCTGGATGGGGTTTCCCTGACGCTCCGGCCAGGACAGATTCACGGCATTCTGGGCGAAAACGGCGCTGGAAAATCCACGCTTCTGAACATCCTGTTCGGGGCGGTTCAGCCGGACCGGGGGCGGATTGAGCGGGATGGCCGTCCGCTCCGGCTGACTTCGCCCCGGCTGGCGATTGCCGCCGGGATTGGTCTGGTGCACCAGCACTTCCACCTGGTTGACAGCTTTACGGTGCGTGAAAACGTCCTGCTCGGTGAACGGACGCCGGACCGTCCGCGCCTGGACCGGTTGGCAGCACGGCTGGGGCTGTGGGAGGTGCTTGATGTCGCCGTCGGCGGGCTGCCGGTGGGCGTGCGGCAGCGCGTCGAAATTCTCAAGGCGCTCTATCGCCAGGCCACACTGTTGCTGCTCGATGAACCGACGGCCGTCCTGACGCCGCCGGAAGTGGAGACGCTGTTTGACCTGCTGCGCGAGTTGCGCGCGGCCGGCGCTGGCGTCGTTTTCATTACCCACAAGCTCCGTGAGGCGCTGGAGCTGTGCGATACCATCACCGTGCTGCGGCAGGGGCGGGTAGTGGCCGAATATCCGGCATCCCAGGTGACAGCCGATGTGCTGGCAGCCGCCATGGTGGGCGAGCACCTGGCTTCAGCCGCCCTGGGTCATAGCGCCACAGCGCCACCGGCAGAAACGGTGCGCTTGCGCGTCGAAAACCTGACCGTACCGGCTGACGGCAGCCGGACAGCCCTGCACCGGATTTCGTTCGAGGTACGGGAGGGCGAAATCTTCGGCATCGCGGGTGTGGATGGCAATGGGCAGACCGAGCTTGCCGAAGCCCTGGTAGGTTTGCGCCCGATGCAGGGAAACCTGTGGCTGGATGGTCGTCCGCTACCGGCCGGACGCCGGGCGCGCCTGGCGGCCGGGTTGCGGTACATCCCGCCTGACCGGCGGCAGGCTGGTCTGGCGCTTGAGCTGTCGGTGGCCGAAAACGTCATTCTGGGAGACGAACTCGCACCGGACTGGCGCCGGTGGGGCGTGCTGCTCGACCGAGCCGCCCTGCGGCAGTATGCCGGGACGCTCATCCGTGACTTCGACATCCGCACCCCACATGCCGACGCTCCGGCGGGGGCACTTTCCGGCGGCAACCAGCAGAAGCTGCTTGTGGCGCGGGAGCTGGCTCCGCAGCCACGGGTTCTGGTGGCCGTCAATCCCACCTGGGGGGTTGACGTGGCCTCGGTGGCCACGATTCACCGGGCCCTGCGCGGGGCCTGCCGGCAGGGGCTGGGGCTGGTTCTGATGTCGAACGAACTCGATGAAATTCAGGCGCTCTGTCAGCGGTTTGCCGTGCTTTACCGAGGGCGGTTGTCAACCTCTTTGACATTTGACATCCCACCGGCTGATCTGGGCCGGCTCATGGCCGGCGACGGTCCGACTTGGGAACGCTATGGCCGCCGGGATTGA